The DNA segment ttttaattattgaataatatttaatattaacacttaaataaacaaacagttttcttttgcatttaaaggtttcaattattattatatatgttaatttattcagctattaccataaaatatataattatgatatatatgtacaGTGGCAATGATATTTTACCATCGCGATGTGCGCTAGAAAGTAAGTGGTGTAAGTAAACAATGCTTAACTTTTCTACTAGCAGTAGTCACAAAATCAACTCCTATCCTTCGTCCTCAGctcttaatatatttgttgaaTCAATAAGGTGAACCTCAACAAATGTTGGTTTAgccaattcaaatattaacgTCAGTCACTGAAACTACTTGTTTATTCAAAGTGTCAGCCATTGTTTTGTGTTTCACATAttctatttagtttattatgaaaacaaCTTTTGGGTTGGATTTTGATTTCAGATATTCAACTCAAAAATgtggtttaaattaatttaactgatATTGTTTACTGTTTTTCTTACAGATGAAACTCTTGCTTATCGGCCTAGCTGTATGCTTAAGAGCTACCTATGCTCAATGGGGAATTCAAAGAAATGATGTAGCCAACTTTGATAGATCAATTTGGCAGCCCACTTGGGTGGATCAAAACCGCTACAGATCTTATGTTACTCCAAACTGGGCGAACGGTTGGAACTCATATACTCTCAACCCTTTCCAATTTTGGTCTCAACCATACTCAACGTTACCGTATCCCACGGGTCTCGGCTCCCGCTACTTGTATCAGAATAGATGGAATCAGCAGTACCCAATCAGACAGTACCAAGATAATTGGTCTTCTAGAAACAACTACAATGTTTACGCAAACCAACCGTGGAATGGACTTGGTTGGTCTCAACGCCAGCACCAGGAATATCGTCCATTCCGGACCGAAGAATATCAAGGGCCAATCGCGCAATATTATTACCCAAGACAACGATACAATGTTTACCCAGAAAGAGTGCAGCCTAGCTACAATTGGAACCCCAGAAATTGGAACTTAAATAGACAGTATCACCCCATTAACGCATATCACCCATATCCAATACGGTCTTATCAGCCAACATCAGTGAATACACACAAATCTTACCCAATTGAATCTTACCATCCCTACCCAATCAGATCGCACCATTCTTATCCATCGGAAACCGTGCAGTTCAATAGGCCTTCTTGGAGACAGCCTCACCAACCCAATCTCGTCAGTGAAAACCGGCGACACCAAAATGAACATAGTTACAAAAAAGCTTACAACCCTTTTTCTGTTCAATCAGACAGGCCATCTCCAATAAGTATCCACCGACCAAGCGTCAATTCACATGGAACTGAACGTAACTGGTACTTAAACAGTCATTACGATCCACTCTTAACATCACACCAGCCTTCAGTTACTTCAGATCATTTACATGATTTGCAATCAATTCGGTCCCATCCATCTTCAGTTCAATCACATCTGATCCGTCCACAACGGTTCTATCcgctaaattattatttgaatcagCAAGCCATTAACCACCAACACCCAAAAGGGGTTCATTACCataatgataacaaaaataatttttaccacTTGTACCACTCTCGACCATCCCAATCCCAGCACGTAGcagtaaaaaaacatgtagTTCCTTTTAAAAAAGAACAGATTGACCTGTCCACTCTGTGGTTCCtcaaccaattattaaaacctGTCTCAACTAAACCGAACAACCGGTCCTCCAGGAACCATCCTGGCTTTAAACCTTTCGATGTTGTAATcgtgaaaaaaattgtatcccCTGTCAAGTCGAAGACACTGGAAGATCCACATCGCCGTATTCATCTTAGACCTGACGTAAATTCCTATCCGATAAAGGAAAATCTATCGACAGTAAAGCCTGTCTTCAACGGCAATAAACCGGTATCCATAAAACCTTTTCGGCCACTCCATGAGAAGGTGTCGAAAAATCCACAGCAGGTTTTAGTGAACTGGAACCAACCACCATCTGTCCATCCGTGGTACCCCAAGGTGAACCCCTGGCATCCAGCGAAGGATATTGGTGCAAAGCCGACAACTGCTGCAGTAGCGTAGATATGatatgttatgtaaataaattattttgattgtattgtgcttgttttttttagttatattaattcCATAAGCCCCTTCCTAGGTAGAGTAGCTAGAAGTGCATCACCGGCCGtttgagaattggtacgcttttttcttgggTCTCCTAAGTCTAagtggttcggaaatacttcagttggcagccgGTTTCACATAGTGG comes from the Pieris rapae chromosome 3, ilPieRapa1.1, whole genome shotgun sequence genome and includes:
- the LOC123690675 gene encoding uncharacterized protein LOC123690675 translates to MKLLLIGLAVCLRATYAQWGIQRNDVANFDRSIWQPTWVDQNRYRSYVTPNWANGWNSYTLNPFQFWSQPYSTLPYPTGLGSRYLYQNRWNQQYPIRQYQDNWSSRNNYNVYANQPWNGLGWSQRQHQEYRPFRTEEYQGPIAQYYYPRQRYNVYPERVQPSYNWNPRNWNLNRQYHPINAYHPYPIRSYQPTSVNTHKSYPIESYHPYPIRSHHSYPSETVQFNRPSWRQPHQPNLVSENRRHQNEHSYKKAYNPFSVQSDRPSPISIHRPSVNSHGTERNWYLNSHYDPLLTSHQPSVTSDHLHDLQSIRSHPSSVQSHLIRPQRFYPLNYYLNQQAINHQHPKGVHYHNDNKNNFYHLYHSRPSQSQHVAVKKHVVPFKKEQIDLSTLWFLNQLLKPVSTKPNNRSSRNHPGFKPFDVVIVKKIVSPVKSKTLEDPHRRIHLRPDVNSYPIKENLSTVKPVFNGNKPVSIKPFRPLHEKVSKNPQQVLVNWNQPPSVHPWYPKVNPWHPAKDIGAKPTTAAVA